The DNA sequence TCAAAGGTTCCTCAAAATCAAAGTCGATCACAAAAACGAATGGTTTGCCTTGCGCTCCCAGTTCGTTCATTTGGTTGATTGTATGTTGCTGAAATTCGCTCATAACGGAGGTCAAAGATATGAAAAAAGCAGGAAGACCGGAGTCCGAAGTCGGAGATGGGATCGCGGCACACTGAGTGCGATGTTCCCTGAACTGCGAAGCGAGATTAATTGAGGAATGGAGGTTAATTCTTCAAATTGATTTAAAAAATCACTGAGATTTCGTATTTGTGTGCTATTTTTGAATCATGAGTATCGCAGAAAACATAGACCTCGTAAAAGCAAACCTACCGGCTCAGGTTCAGCTTATTGCCGTATCTAAAACCAAGCCGATTGAAATGCTTGTAGAAGCATACCGCCATGGACAACGGGCCTTTGGAGAAAACAAGGTTCAGGAATTGGTCGGAAAATTTGAGGCACTTCCGAAAGACATTGAATGGCATTTTATCGGCCATATGCAAACCAACAAAGTGAAATACATTGCCCCGTTTATCCATTTAATTCACGGCGTTGATTCGTTTAAACTGCTTAAAACCATCAATACTGAAGCAAAAAAAATAGACCGGATTATTCCCTGCCTGCTTCAGTTTCACATTGCTGAAGAAGAAACAAAATTTGGGTTCTCGCTGGCTGAGGTTGAAGAAATGCTGAAATCTGATGAATTTAAACTTCTGGATCACGTAAAAATTTCAGGAGTAATGGGAATGGCAACTTATACCGACGATGAAAATCAAATACACAAAGAATTTGCTTGCCTGAAAACCTATTTCGATCAGCTAAAACTGGGCTATTTTGCAAACAAAACCGAATTCAAGGAAATCTCAATGGGAATGTCGGGTGATTACCTGATTGCCATTGAAGAAGGAAGTACGATGGTCCGGATTGGAAGTACAATTTTTGGCGAAAGGAATTACAATTCTGAAACCTAATGAATCAATTGATTGTTATTTGGTCAATACACCAAATCCAATCGATATGATTAATCTGGAAACCCAATACATGGGATTGAAATTAAAAAATCCCATTATAATAGCCAGTTCTGGCCTTACCAATTCCATCGAAAAAATTAAAGACCTTGAAAAAGCAGGAGCAGGAGCAATTGTCCTGAAATCAATTTTTGAAGAACAGATCAACAACGAAGTAAATAACCAGGTCAATCGGCAACCCCAGCATTTAATTCCTGAAGAAGAAGACTTTACATGGAATTTTACTCGCAATAAATTAATCACCAGCCATTTGAATTTGCTGAGCGAAGCTAAAAAAGAAACCGAAGTTCCGATTATTGCCAGCATCACTTGTATGTCGGCATCTGAATGGGTTGTATTTGCTAAAGATTTGGAAAATGCAGGAGCCGATGCCCTCGAACTCAATTTGTTTTTTGTGCCAACCGATCCGAAAAAAACTTCAGAAGAAATTGAGCAACATTACCTACGGATTGTTTCGGAAGTCAGAAAGAACGTGAAAATTCCCATATCGGTAAAAGTTGGGTTC is a window from the Aquipluma nitroreducens genome containing:
- a CDS encoding YggS family pyridoxal phosphate-dependent enzyme, whose amino-acid sequence is MSIAENIDLVKANLPAQVQLIAVSKTKPIEMLVEAYRHGQRAFGENKVQELVGKFEALPKDIEWHFIGHMQTNKVKYIAPFIHLIHGVDSFKLLKTINTEAKKIDRIIPCLLQFHIAEEETKFGFSLAEVEEMLKSDEFKLLDHVKISGVMGMATYTDDENQIHKEFACLKTYFDQLKLGYFANKTEFKEISMGMSGDYLIAIEEGSTMVRIGSTIFGERNYNSET
- a CDS encoding dihydroorotate dehydrogenase-like protein; amino-acid sequence: MINLETQYMGLKLKNPIIIASSGLTNSIEKIKDLEKAGAGAIVLKSIFEEQINNEVNNQVNRQPQHLIPEEEDFTWNFTRNKLITSHLNLLSEAKKETEVPIIASITCMSASEWVVFAKDLENAGADALELNLFFVPTDPKKTSEEIEQHYLRIVSEVRKNVKIPISVKVGFNFSNLIAMADKLTTNGADALVMFNRFYEPDVNLEKLELTSSEVFSCPEDIRRSIRWIGLISSQLPNVQIAAGTGIHDGEAVIKQLLIGAQVTQICSSVYINGTQVIAEMINDLTAFMKKRHFKKIEDFRGRLSYKNIPNPAIYERAQFMKYFEGR